A region from the Benincasa hispida cultivar B227 chromosome 12, ASM972705v1, whole genome shotgun sequence genome encodes:
- the LOC120067094 gene encoding transcription factor MYB24-like, protein MMMMMMGDHFGWAKVAAEGWRKGPWTAEEDRLLVEYVRVHGEGRWNSVAHLAGLRRNGKSCRLRWVNYLRPDLKRGQITPHEESIILELHARWGNRWSTIARSLPGRTDNEIKNYWRTHFKKKAKVTSNCNEKPNTQFLRKHQYHQQQQQQQQYWELLRQQQHGELLRQQQQLNQQPDMKAEPINSSQPQIRQESCTGMISNFNPQITDDHDQPGGLLLSLPEAISMEDHQLWDGLLWNFEDFHGNLTPNSAFGKANVHNLVTPFC, encoded by the exons atgatgatgatgatgatgggaGACCATTTTGGTTGGGCCAAAGTAGCGGCAGAAGGATGGAGGAAAGGGCCTTGGACAGCTGAAGAAGATAGGCTGCTTGTTGAATATGTGAGAgttcatggtgaaggaaggtGGAACTCTGTGGCTCACCTTGCAG GATTGAGAAGGAATGGGAAGAGTTGTAGGTTGCGATGGGTAAACTACCTGAGGCCAGACCTAAAGAGAGGGCAGATAACCCCACATGAAGAGAGCATAATTCTAGAGCTTCATGCTAGATGGGGGAACAG GTGGTCTACCATTGCTAGAAGTTTGCCAGGAAGAACAGATAACGAAATCAAGAACTATTGGAGGACCCATTTCAAGAAAAAGGCAAAAGTAACTTCCAACTGCAATGAAAAGCCTAACACTCAGTTCCTAAGAAAGCATCAATATCATCAACAgcagcaacaacaacaacaatattgGGAGCTCCTACGACAACAACAACATGGAGAACTCCTAAGACAGCAGCAACAACTGAACCAACAACCTGATATGAAGGCTGAACCTATAAACAGTTCTCAGCCTCAAATAAGACAAGAATCTTGTACTGGTATGATCAGTAACTTCAATCCCCAAATAACTGATGATCATGACCAGCCAGGAGGCCTCTTGTTGTCTCTGCCCGAGGCAATTTCCATGGAGGACCATCAATTATGGGATGGATTGCTGTGGAATTTTGAGGATTTTCATGGAAATCTCACACCAAATTCTGCATTTGGCAAAGCTAATGTGCACAACCTAGTCACACCCTTTTGTTGA
- the LOC120067093 gene encoding DEAD-box ATP-dependent RNA helicase 13 isoform X1, with protein sequence MATEPMQSTSSQKRRLKRKKTQKDPELERLDSLPWNSSIPSDDTLSAFIGSNDLEGGFLSLEEIDEAEYGLAIPEPGTMKRKLISNASGNSRKGEQKNVDNCGDASRDTDDSINKEAVGHNVNMKTSKKGKKEKKKKKKKKVIHEVPTAEEVVTEDIGGSDNDGIETEIGDEMDDDDHLETEKKRQKKEKETKNHGIDKEIRDEVEKYAVDETEYYAWNELRLHPLLMKSIYKLGFKEPTAIQKACIPAAAYQGKDVVGAAETGSGKTLAFGLPILQRFLDEREKSGKMSEEKGVDAKRYAPRSLLRALIITPTRELALQVTDHLKAVAVGTDIRVVPIVGGMSTEKQERLLRMRPEVVVGTPGRLWELMSGGEKHLVELQTLSFFVLDEADRMIENGHFRELQSIIDMLPVTNGSAENLQNAENSLTTPSSQRKKRQTLVFSATLSLSSDFRKKLKRGSLRPNQSGIDGFNSIEALSERAGIRPNVAIINLTNTSVLANNLEESFIECREEDKDAYLYYILSVYGQGRTIVFCTSIAALRHIAALLSIVGVNVLTLHAQRQQRARLKAIDRFRGNHNGILIATDVAARGLDIPGVRTVVHYQLPHSAEVYVHRSGRTARASADGCSIALVSANETSKFASLCKSFSKESFQRFPVDNSYMPEVLKRLSLARQIDKILRKESQEKASKTWFERNAELVELVLDNDDSEEERLNNYKQKKVGSIHLKKLQQELEKLLSHPLQPKSFSHRYLAGAGVSPLLQHQFEELAKQNTSVQNMEDDKRRKLAAFGQDLTEPLQALRTGGQRVHMDAKEMAEKRRKMENLRRKKKEEKKRLRDQRRNKRKQMKGKI encoded by the exons ATGGCCACAGAACCAATGCAGTCTACGTCTTCTCAAAAGAGAAGGCTAAAGAGAAAGAAAACCCAGAAAGACCCAGAATTGGAACGTCTCGACTCACTCCCGTGGAACTCCTCAATCCCTAGCGACGACACTTTATCTGCATTCATTGGTTCCAATGATCTGGAAGGAG GTTTTCTTTCGCTTGAGGAGATCGACGAAGCTGAGTATGGCTTGGCGATTCCGGAACCTGGTACAATGAAACGCAAGTTGATATCAAACGCCAGTGGAAATTCAAGGAAAGGTGAGCAAAAAAATGTCGATAATTGTGGGGATGCATCACGAGATACTGATGATAGTATCAATAAGGAAGCGGTGGGACACAATGTGAATATGAAAACTagcaaaaaagggaaaaaggagaagaaaaagaagaaaaagaagaaggtcatTCACGAAGTCCCAACGGCCGAGGAAGTTGTGACTGAAGATATAGGTGGCAGTGATAATGATGGGATTGAGACAGAGATTGGAGATGAAATGGACGATGACGATCATTTGGAAACGGAGAAGAAGCgacagaagaaagaaaaagaaacaaagaaccATGGAATTG ATAAAGAAATCAGGGATGAAGTTGAAAAGTATGCAGTTGATGAAACTGAATATTATGCATGGAATGAGTTGAGACTCCATCCTTTGCTTATGAAATCGATCTACAAACTTGGGTTTAAGGAACCGACAGCAATCCAGAAAGCTTGTATTCCAGCTGCTGCTTACCAGGGGAAG GATGTTGTTGGTGCTGCTGAGACAGGATCTGGAAAAACACTAGCTTTTGGATTGCCAATCCTACAACGTTTCTTGGACGAACGAGAGAAATCTGGAAAGATGTCTGAAGAAAAAGGAGTAGATGCAAAAAGATATGCTCCCAGAAGTCTTCTACGGGCTCTAATTATTACTCCTACTAGAGAACTTGCTCTTCAG GTTACTGATCATCTCAAGGCAGTCGCAGTAGGTACAGATATCAGGGTGGTTCCAATTGTTGGTGGGATGTCCACTGAAAAGCAGGAAAGGCTTTTAAGGATGAGGCCAGAGGTTGTAGTTGGAACTCCAGGGCGGTTGTGGGAACTTATGTCAGGAGGAGAAAAGCATCTGGTTGAG TTGCAGACGTTGTCTTTCTTTGTGCTGGATGAGGCTGATAGGATGATAGAAAATGGACACTTTCGTGAGTTGCAGTCCATTATAGATATGCTTCCTGTGACCAATGGTTCTGCAGAAAATTTACAAAATGCAGAAAACTCTTTGACCACTCCAAGTtctcaaagaaagaaaaggcaAACACTTGTGTTTTCTGCTACATTGTCACTATCTTCTGATTTCCGTAAGAAACTAAAGCGTGGATCATTGAGACCTAATCAATCGGGGATTGATGGTTTTAATTCTATAGAGGCTCTATCTGAGAGAGCTGGGATAAGACCTAATGTTGCTATTATAAATCTGACAAACACATCAGTTTTGGCAAATAATCTTGAAGAATCATTTATAGA ATGCAGGGAAGAAGACAAAGATGCTTATTTGTATTACATTCTGTCTGTTTATGGACAAGGCCGCACTATTGTGTTCTGTACATCCATTGCTGCATTACGGCATATTGCTGCTTTATTATCCATTGTTGGTGTTAACGTCTTGACTCTTCATGCTCAAAGGCAGCAACGGGCACGCTTGAAG GCAATTGACCGTTTCCGTGGAAATCATAATGGGATACTGATTGCCACTGATGTTGCGGCTCGAGGCCTTGATATTCCTGGTGTTCGAACTGTTGTCCACTATCAACTACCACATTCAGCTGAG GTTTATGTTCATAGAAGTGGAAGAACAGCCAGAGCTTCTGCTGATGGATGCAGTATCGCATTGGTCTCAGCCAATGAAACTTCCAAATTTGCATCACTGTGCAAATCATTCTCTAAG GAAAGCTTCCAGCGGTTTCCTGTTGATAATTCATACATGCCAGAGGTTCTAAAACGTTTGTCACTTGCACGCCAGATCGACAAGATTCTGCGGAAGGAGTCCCAG GAGAAGGCAAGTAAAACCTGGTTTGAGCGGAATGCAGAGCTAGTGGAATTAGTTCTGGACAACGATGACAGTGAAGAGGAGAGATTAAACAATTATAAGCAGAAGAAAGTTGGCTCCATTCATTTAAAGAAATTGCAACAG GAGCTCGAGAAGCTTCTTTCCCACCCTTTGCAACCAAAATCATTTTCACATCGATATTTGGCTGGT GCTGGGGTTTCACCTCTTCTGCAACATCAATTTGAAGAACTGGCCAAGCAGAACACATCTGTTCAGAATATGGAAGATGACAAAAGGAGGAAGTTGGCTGCTTTTGGTCAAGATCTTACAGAGCCACTTCAAGCACTTCGAACTGGTGGTCAACGG GTACATATGGATGCAAAAGAGATGGCTGAAAAACGGAGGAAAATGGAGAACCTtaggagaaagaaaaaagaggagaaaaaac GCTTGCGTGATCAGCGGAGAAATAAACGGAAACAAATGAAAGGCAAGATTTAG
- the LOC120067093 gene encoding DEAD-box ATP-dependent RNA helicase 13 isoform X2, giving the protein MATEPMQSTSSQKRRLKRKKTQKDPELERLDSLPWNSSIPSDDTLSAFIGSNDLEGGFLSLEEIDEAEYGLAIPEPGTMKRKLISNASGNSRKGEQKNVDNCGDASRDTDDSINKEAVGHNVNMKTSKKGKKEKKKKKKKKVIHEVPTAEEVVTEDIGGSDNDGIETEIGDEMDDDDHLETEKKRQKKEKETKNHGIDKEIRDEVEKYAVDETEYYAWNELRLHPLLMKSIYKLGFKEPTAIQKACIPAAAYQGKDVVGAAETGSGKTLAFGLPILQRFLDEREKSGKMSEEKGVDAKRYAPRSLLRALIITPTRELALQVTDHLKAVAVGTDIRVVPIVGGMSTEKQERLLRMRPEVVVGTPGRLWELMSGGEKHLVELQTLSFFVLDEADRMIENGHFRELQSIIDMLPVTNGSAENLQNAENSLTTPSSQRKKRCREEDKDAYLYYILSVYGQGRTIVFCTSIAALRHIAALLSIVGVNVLTLHAQRQQRARLKAIDRFRGNHNGILIATDVAARGLDIPGVRTVVHYQLPHSAEVYVHRSGRTARASADGCSIALVSANETSKFASLCKSFSKESFQRFPVDNSYMPEVLKRLSLARQIDKILRKESQEKASKTWFERNAELVELVLDNDDSEEERLNNYKQKKVGSIHLKKLQQELEKLLSHPLQPKSFSHRYLAGAGVSPLLQHQFEELAKQNTSVQNMEDDKRRKLAAFGQDLTEPLQALRTGGQRVHMDAKEMAEKRRKMENLRRKKKEEKKRLRDQRRNKRKQMKGKI; this is encoded by the exons ATGGCCACAGAACCAATGCAGTCTACGTCTTCTCAAAAGAGAAGGCTAAAGAGAAAGAAAACCCAGAAAGACCCAGAATTGGAACGTCTCGACTCACTCCCGTGGAACTCCTCAATCCCTAGCGACGACACTTTATCTGCATTCATTGGTTCCAATGATCTGGAAGGAG GTTTTCTTTCGCTTGAGGAGATCGACGAAGCTGAGTATGGCTTGGCGATTCCGGAACCTGGTACAATGAAACGCAAGTTGATATCAAACGCCAGTGGAAATTCAAGGAAAGGTGAGCAAAAAAATGTCGATAATTGTGGGGATGCATCACGAGATACTGATGATAGTATCAATAAGGAAGCGGTGGGACACAATGTGAATATGAAAACTagcaaaaaagggaaaaaggagaagaaaaagaagaaaaagaagaaggtcatTCACGAAGTCCCAACGGCCGAGGAAGTTGTGACTGAAGATATAGGTGGCAGTGATAATGATGGGATTGAGACAGAGATTGGAGATGAAATGGACGATGACGATCATTTGGAAACGGAGAAGAAGCgacagaagaaagaaaaagaaacaaagaaccATGGAATTG ATAAAGAAATCAGGGATGAAGTTGAAAAGTATGCAGTTGATGAAACTGAATATTATGCATGGAATGAGTTGAGACTCCATCCTTTGCTTATGAAATCGATCTACAAACTTGGGTTTAAGGAACCGACAGCAATCCAGAAAGCTTGTATTCCAGCTGCTGCTTACCAGGGGAAG GATGTTGTTGGTGCTGCTGAGACAGGATCTGGAAAAACACTAGCTTTTGGATTGCCAATCCTACAACGTTTCTTGGACGAACGAGAGAAATCTGGAAAGATGTCTGAAGAAAAAGGAGTAGATGCAAAAAGATATGCTCCCAGAAGTCTTCTACGGGCTCTAATTATTACTCCTACTAGAGAACTTGCTCTTCAG GTTACTGATCATCTCAAGGCAGTCGCAGTAGGTACAGATATCAGGGTGGTTCCAATTGTTGGTGGGATGTCCACTGAAAAGCAGGAAAGGCTTTTAAGGATGAGGCCAGAGGTTGTAGTTGGAACTCCAGGGCGGTTGTGGGAACTTATGTCAGGAGGAGAAAAGCATCTGGTTGAG TTGCAGACGTTGTCTTTCTTTGTGCTGGATGAGGCTGATAGGATGATAGAAAATGGACACTTTCGTGAGTTGCAGTCCATTATAGATATGCTTCCTGTGACCAATGGTTCTGCAGAAAATTTACAAAATGCAGAAAACTCTTTGACCACTCCAAGTtctcaaagaaagaaaag ATGCAGGGAAGAAGACAAAGATGCTTATTTGTATTACATTCTGTCTGTTTATGGACAAGGCCGCACTATTGTGTTCTGTACATCCATTGCTGCATTACGGCATATTGCTGCTTTATTATCCATTGTTGGTGTTAACGTCTTGACTCTTCATGCTCAAAGGCAGCAACGGGCACGCTTGAAG GCAATTGACCGTTTCCGTGGAAATCATAATGGGATACTGATTGCCACTGATGTTGCGGCTCGAGGCCTTGATATTCCTGGTGTTCGAACTGTTGTCCACTATCAACTACCACATTCAGCTGAG GTTTATGTTCATAGAAGTGGAAGAACAGCCAGAGCTTCTGCTGATGGATGCAGTATCGCATTGGTCTCAGCCAATGAAACTTCCAAATTTGCATCACTGTGCAAATCATTCTCTAAG GAAAGCTTCCAGCGGTTTCCTGTTGATAATTCATACATGCCAGAGGTTCTAAAACGTTTGTCACTTGCACGCCAGATCGACAAGATTCTGCGGAAGGAGTCCCAG GAGAAGGCAAGTAAAACCTGGTTTGAGCGGAATGCAGAGCTAGTGGAATTAGTTCTGGACAACGATGACAGTGAAGAGGAGAGATTAAACAATTATAAGCAGAAGAAAGTTGGCTCCATTCATTTAAAGAAATTGCAACAG GAGCTCGAGAAGCTTCTTTCCCACCCTTTGCAACCAAAATCATTTTCACATCGATATTTGGCTGGT GCTGGGGTTTCACCTCTTCTGCAACATCAATTTGAAGAACTGGCCAAGCAGAACACATCTGTTCAGAATATGGAAGATGACAAAAGGAGGAAGTTGGCTGCTTTTGGTCAAGATCTTACAGAGCCACTTCAAGCACTTCGAACTGGTGGTCAACGG GTACATATGGATGCAAAAGAGATGGCTGAAAAACGGAGGAAAATGGAGAACCTtaggagaaagaaaaaagaggagaaaaaac GCTTGCGTGATCAGCGGAGAAATAAACGGAAACAAATGAAAGGCAAGATTTAG